Proteins found in one Amycolatopsis aidingensis genomic segment:
- the ctaC gene encoding aa3-type cytochrome oxidase subunit II produces MRVAEHARATRPARAGKVAALAGLVAATVTGCSGDEILRFGWPEAVTPQAEQMRQLWTWSVVAALVVGVIVWGLIFWTIAFHRKKKTDEGLPRQFQYNMPLELFCVVVPVIMVCVLFFFTATTENSVLDKDEDPDVTVDVVAFQWNWEFRYPGTDNGEGEPIRTVGSSTEIPLLVLPTNQVIQYDLVSTDVIHSFWVPEFNFKRDVMPHPEKNNQDNSFQNTIDREGAFVGRCAELCGTYHSVMNFEVRALSPDKFDRYLELRGQINPNTGRPATAAEALSAMQAEGCGEVCAPLATTTQPFDTDRTARTASG; encoded by the coding sequence ATGCGCGTTGCGGAGCACGCCAGGGCCACACGACCGGCTAGGGCCGGGAAGGTCGCTGCGCTCGCCGGGCTGGTCGCTGCCACGGTGACCGGTTGTTCCGGTGACGAGATCCTGCGGTTCGGCTGGCCGGAGGCGGTCACCCCGCAGGCCGAGCAGATGCGCCAGCTGTGGACCTGGTCGGTGGTCGCCGCGCTCGTCGTGGGCGTGATCGTCTGGGGCCTGATCTTCTGGACCATTGCCTTCCACCGGAAGAAGAAGACCGACGAGGGCCTGCCAAGGCAGTTCCAGTACAACATGCCGCTGGAGCTCTTCTGCGTCGTCGTGCCGGTGATCATGGTCTGCGTGCTGTTCTTCTTCACCGCCACCACCGAGAACAGCGTGCTGGACAAGGACGAGGACCCGGACGTCACGGTGGACGTGGTCGCCTTCCAGTGGAACTGGGAGTTCCGCTACCCGGGCACGGACAACGGCGAGGGCGAGCCGATCCGCACGGTCGGCAGCTCCACCGAGATCCCGCTGCTGGTGCTGCCGACCAACCAGGTCATCCAGTACGACCTGGTCTCCACCGACGTGATCCACTCGTTCTGGGTGCCGGAGTTCAACTTCAAGCGCGACGTGATGCCGCACCCGGAGAAGAACAACCAGGACAACTCCTTCCAGAACACCATCGACAGGGAGGGCGCCTTCGTCGGCCGCTGCGCCGAGCTGTGCGGGACCTACCACTCGGTGATGAACTTCGAGGTGCGGGCCCTGTCCCCGGACAAGTTCGACCGCTACCTCGAGCTGCGTGGCCAGATCAACCCGAACACGGGGCGGCCGGCCACGGCTGCCGAGGCGTTGTCCGCGATGCAGGCGGAGGGCTGCGGTGAGGTGTGCGCCCCGCTGGCGACCACCACCCAGCCGTTCGACACCGACCGCACCGCGCGGACCGCATCCGGCTGA
- a CDS encoding DMT family transporter produces MTTTTEPITPTAPRDTGALARWSAAMALSGTIGAVVLESGAQAPAVAFARCLVGGLLLVLWCAARGWLRPSALRIGRADLGLAVLGGVLLVGNWVLLFASYALSSISVSTVVYHTQPLLLVGLAALLLGERVTGSHLVRAVIAFGGVALISLGAHGSGGQPAGLGGIALALAAATLYAGASLIAKRLSHLRPHLLAAIQCTVGSVLLAPALLVAPLPADPGGLAWLVLLGTVHTALLYVLMYGSIGRLPTGTVALISYLYPVVAVLVDMLGYGHRLTLAEGIGMAAVLAAALTPRSGRCGTRTPGRRWRSAARRSP; encoded by the coding sequence ATGACAACCACGACGGAACCGATAACCCCCACCGCACCCCGGGACACCGGCGCGCTCGCGCGGTGGAGCGCGGCGATGGCCCTTTCCGGCACGATCGGCGCGGTCGTACTGGAAAGCGGGGCGCAGGCACCCGCGGTCGCCTTCGCCCGGTGCCTGGTCGGCGGGCTGCTGCTGGTGCTGTGGTGCGCGGCGCGAGGCTGGCTGCGGCCATCGGCGCTGCGGATCGGCCGGGCCGACCTCGGGCTGGCCGTGCTCGGCGGGGTGCTGCTGGTGGGCAACTGGGTGCTGCTGTTCGCCTCCTACGCGCTGTCCTCGATCTCGGTGAGCACGGTGGTGTACCACACCCAACCGCTGCTGCTGGTAGGCCTGGCCGCACTGCTGCTCGGCGAGCGGGTGACCGGCAGCCACCTGGTGCGCGCGGTGATCGCGTTCGGCGGGGTGGCGCTGATCTCGCTGGGGGCGCACGGCAGCGGCGGGCAGCCGGCCGGGCTCGGTGGGATCGCGCTGGCGCTGGCGGCGGCCACGCTGTACGCCGGTGCCTCGTTGATCGCCAAGCGGCTTTCGCATCTGCGGCCACACCTGCTGGCCGCGATCCAGTGCACGGTGGGCTCGGTGCTGCTGGCTCCCGCGCTGCTGGTGGCGCCACTACCCGCCGATCCGGGCGGGCTGGCCTGGCTGGTGCTGCTCGGCACGGTGCACACCGCGCTGCTGTACGTGCTGATGTACGGCAGTATCGGGCGGCTGCCCACCGGAACGGTGGCGCTGATCTCCTACCTGTATCCGGTGGTCGCGGTGCTGGTGGACATGCTGGGGTACGGCCACCGGCTCACCCTCGCCGAGGGCATCGGCATGGCTGCGGTACTCGCCGCCGCGCTCACTCCTCGTTCGGGCCGGTGTGGTACTCGAACACCAGGCCGCCGATGGCGATCAGCAGCGCGACGATCGCCATGA
- a CDS encoding response regulator transcription factor, which produces MAEQPLRILVFSHRPEVRESIINAIGRRPASDIGRVDYVEAAGVAEVLTEMDEGGLDLAILDGEAQPTGGIGLTRQLKHEIAECPPIVVTARRKDDRWLATWSKADAVLVHPLDPLTAAETVAEVLRSGRVPAVRG; this is translated from the coding sequence CGCTGCGAATCCTGGTCTTCAGCCACCGGCCGGAAGTACGCGAGTCGATCATCAACGCGATCGGGCGCAGGCCGGCGTCCGATATCGGGCGGGTCGACTACGTGGAAGCGGCCGGGGTGGCCGAGGTGCTGACCGAGATGGACGAGGGCGGCCTCGACCTGGCGATCCTGGACGGTGAGGCGCAGCCGACCGGCGGGATCGGCCTCACCCGCCAGCTCAAGCACGAGATCGCCGAATGCCCCCCGATCGTGGTCACCGCGCGGCGCAAGGACGACCGCTGGCTGGCCACCTGGTCCAAGGCCGACGCGGTGCTGGTGCACCCGCTGGACCCGCTGACCGCCGCCGAGACCGTGGCCGAGGTGCTGCGCTCGGGGCGCGTCCCCGCCGTGCGCGGCTAG
- a CDS encoding DedA family protein: MFEDLMPDLGALPPLAVLVTVFVLAFLETSLLVGVFLPGEVLLAGCIGVLHVAWSPLAGLVAAAGCLAGQLVGYLIGRRVGPALQRGWIGRKTDPRRWAQAEQLVRSSGGWLLVTARFVAVAHTLAPALAGVLRMPLRRFTWFAALSSMVWAALWTTVGAVLGQAGQLLDQGLLTTALVLGGIVISTVVVSRVLRKPAEDIETEESQEPTVPLSRPAERARLTARTTV; the protein is encoded by the coding sequence GTGTTCGAGGACCTGATGCCCGACCTGGGCGCGCTGCCGCCGCTGGCCGTGCTGGTGACGGTCTTCGTATTGGCCTTCCTCGAGACCAGTCTGTTGGTCGGCGTGTTTCTTCCCGGTGAAGTGCTGCTGGCCGGGTGCATCGGTGTGCTGCACGTGGCCTGGTCCCCGCTGGCCGGCCTGGTCGCCGCCGCCGGTTGCCTGGCAGGGCAGCTGGTCGGTTACCTGATCGGGCGCAGGGTCGGACCGGCACTCCAGCGCGGCTGGATCGGCCGCAAGACCGACCCGCGCCGGTGGGCGCAGGCCGAGCAGCTGGTGCGCAGCTCCGGCGGCTGGCTACTGGTCACCGCGCGGTTCGTGGCGGTGGCGCACACCCTGGCGCCCGCGCTGGCCGGGGTGCTGCGGATGCCACTGCGCCGGTTCACCTGGTTCGCCGCGCTGTCCTCGATGGTGTGGGCCGCGCTGTGGACCACGGTCGGCGCGGTGCTCGGGCAGGCAGGGCAGCTGCTCGATCAGGGACTGCTCACCACGGCGCTGGTGCTCGGTGGCATCGTGATCAGCACCGTGGTGGTGAGCAGGGTGCTGCGCAAACCCGCGGAGGACATCGAGACCGAGGAGAGCCAGGAGCCGACGGTGCCGCTCAGCCGTCCTGCCGAGCGAGCTCGGCTGACCGCTCGGACCACCGTGTAA
- a CDS encoding cytochrome c oxidase subunit 4 — MKVEARVFEIVTVFAFLVAVIYAVLTAYMTEDGVEPVGTVALILTGGLALLAGSYFRFVARRIETRPEDNEDAEVSDGAGELGFFSPGSYWPIALAAAAAFGGIALAFFHIWMLIMAIVALLIAIGGLVFEYHTGPNEE, encoded by the coding sequence ATGAAGGTCGAAGCCCGGGTCTTCGAAATCGTCACGGTCTTTGCCTTTCTCGTCGCGGTCATCTACGCCGTCCTGACCGCCTACATGACCGAGGACGGCGTGGAACCGGTCGGCACGGTCGCGCTGATCCTCACCGGCGGGCTGGCGCTGCTGGCAGGCAGCTACTTCCGGTTCGTGGCCCGCCGGATCGAGACCCGGCCGGAGGACAACGAGGACGCCGAGGTCAGCGACGGCGCCGGTGAGCTCGGCTTCTTCAGCCCCGGCAGCTACTGGCCGATCGCGCTGGCCGCTGCCGCCGCGTTCGGTGGTATCGCGCTCGCCTTCTTCCACATCTGGATGCTGATCATGGCGATCGTCGCGCTGCTGATCGCCATCGGCGGCCTGGTGTTCGAGTACCACACCGGCCCGAACGAGGAGTGA
- the trpD gene encoding anthranilate phosphoribosyltransferase produces the protein MDPSTHTWPDLLTRLIGAADLSAEDTRWAMDQIMSGEATPAQIAGFAVALRAKGETPAEIAGMAEAMVGHARRLEVAGRAVDIVGTGGDRSGSVNISTMAALVTAAAGAPVVKHGNRSASSRSGAADVLEALGIAFDLHPAGVARCVAELGIGFCFAPTFHPAFRHTGTPRRELGVPTTFNLLGPLTNPAQPSAGMIGCAYPDKTRVLAEVFARRGASVLVVRGDDGLDEITTTTTTSVWVVSGGAVRAETVDPAELDIPQARAEDLRGGDAEANAEVIRELVAGKPGPVRDAVLVNAAGGLAAYAGLSGSLTENLAAGMRRAAEAIDSGAAASLLTRWSERSAELARQDG, from the coding sequence ATGGATCCCTCCACGCATACCTGGCCGGACCTGCTCACCCGGCTGATCGGGGCCGCCGATCTCTCGGCGGAGGACACCCGCTGGGCGATGGACCAGATCATGTCCGGCGAGGCCACCCCCGCACAGATCGCGGGCTTCGCCGTGGCGCTGCGGGCCAAGGGCGAGACCCCGGCCGAGATCGCCGGGATGGCCGAGGCCATGGTCGGGCACGCCCGGCGGCTCGAGGTGGCGGGCCGCGCGGTGGACATCGTCGGCACCGGCGGGGACCGGTCCGGCTCGGTGAACATCTCCACCATGGCGGCGCTGGTCACGGCCGCGGCAGGCGCGCCGGTGGTGAAGCACGGCAACCGGTCCGCCTCGTCCCGCTCCGGGGCCGCCGATGTGCTGGAGGCACTGGGGATCGCCTTCGACCTGCACCCGGCGGGAGTGGCCCGGTGCGTGGCCGAGCTCGGCATCGGGTTCTGCTTCGCGCCGACCTTCCACCCGGCCTTCCGGCACACCGGCACCCCGCGCCGGGAGCTGGGCGTGCCGACCACGTTCAACCTGCTCGGGCCGCTGACCAACCCGGCGCAGCCGAGTGCGGGCATGATCGGCTGTGCCTATCCGGACAAGACCAGGGTGCTGGCGGAGGTCTTCGCCCGCCGCGGTGCCTCGGTGCTGGTGGTGCGCGGGGACGACGGCCTGGACGAGATCACCACCACGACCACGACCTCGGTATGGGTGGTCAGCGGTGGTGCGGTGCGTGCCGAGACGGTCGATCCGGCCGAGCTGGACATCCCGCAGGCGCGGGCCGAGGACCTGCGCGGCGGGGACGCCGAGGCCAACGCCGAGGTCATCCGGGAGCTGGTGGCAGGCAAGCCGGGGCCGGTGCGGGACGCCGTGCTGGTCAACGCCGCAGGCGGGCTGGCGGCATACGCCGGGCTTTCCGGGTCGCTGACCGAGAACCTGGCCGCGGGCATGCGCAGGGCCGCGGAGGCGATCGACTCCGGCGCCGCCGCGAGCCTGCTTACACGGTGGTCCGAGCGGTCAGCCGAGCTCGCTCGGCAGGACGGCTGA
- a CDS encoding GlxA family transcriptional regulator: MQVNRVAVVVADRVSPFELGVACEVFGTDRSADGMDGWEFAVCSPGGEPVRSWSGFDLGGLAGLDFADSADLLVVPTCEPRSAEPPRPVLEVLRAAADRGAWVAGFCAGVFSLGYAGLLDGRRCTVHWVYEREFRARFPAAEVDPSALYVDDGGVLTSAGTVAAVDLCLHLVRRLRGVAAANALARRMVAAPHRAGGQAQFVEAPVPEGSAPEDAMIAEVLEWIERRLDQPVSVAELARRCGLRERTFLRRFTAATGSTPHRWLTERRLDRAQALLEAGTLSVEDIAVACGYASAAALRHQFTRLRGTSPSAYRRAFAQVTPLTE; the protein is encoded by the coding sequence ATGCAGGTCAACCGGGTGGCCGTCGTGGTGGCCGACAGGGTGTCCCCGTTCGAGCTCGGTGTCGCTTGCGAGGTCTTCGGCACCGACCGCAGCGCCGACGGCATGGACGGCTGGGAGTTCGCGGTCTGCTCCCCCGGCGGCGAGCCGGTGCGCAGCTGGTCCGGTTTCGACCTCGGCGGGCTGGCCGGGCTGGACTTCGCCGACTCGGCCGACCTGCTGGTGGTGCCGACCTGCGAGCCACGCAGCGCGGAACCGCCGCGGCCGGTGCTGGAGGTGCTACGCGCGGCCGCCGACCGGGGCGCCTGGGTGGCCGGGTTCTGCGCCGGGGTGTTCTCGCTGGGCTACGCGGGCCTGCTGGACGGCAGGCGATGCACGGTGCACTGGGTCTACGAGCGTGAGTTCCGCGCCCGCTTCCCGGCAGCCGAGGTCGATCCCAGCGCGCTGTACGTGGACGACGGCGGGGTGCTGACCAGCGCCGGAACGGTGGCCGCCGTGGACCTGTGCCTGCACCTGGTGCGCAGGCTGCGCGGGGTGGCCGCGGCGAACGCGCTGGCCAGGCGGATGGTCGCCGCCCCGCACCGGGCCGGGGGCCAGGCGCAGTTCGTCGAGGCCCCGGTACCGGAGGGGTCCGCACCGGAGGACGCGATGATCGCCGAGGTGCTCGAGTGGATCGAGCGACGGCTGGACCAGCCGGTTTCCGTCGCCGAGCTGGCTCGCCGCTGCGGGCTGCGGGAACGCACCTTTCTGCGCCGGTTCACCGCGGCCACCGGGAGCACGCCGCACCGGTGGCTGACCGAGCGCAGGCTGGACCGGGCGCAGGCACTGCTGGAAGCGGGCACCCTTTCCGTCGAGGACATCGCGGTGGCATGCGGGTACGCCTCGGCCGCGGCGCTGCGGCACCAGTTCACCCGCTTGCGGGGCACCAGCCCCAGCGCGTACCGCCGCGCGTTCGCCCAGGTCACCCCGCTGACGGAATGA